The following proteins are co-located in the Spirosoma montaniterrae genome:
- a CDS encoding VCBS repeat-containing protein: protein MKFVHQSCAWLPLLVLFASLSGCKEKPLFERLDSSETGIEFANTITDSDSLNILNYQYIYNGGGVGVGDFNGDDKPDLFFAGNQVANKLYLNEGDLKFRDVTGTAGVGGQGRWCSGVSVVDVNADGKMDVYVSTTLHKQAARRANLLYVNQGNDADGNPRFRDMAAQYGIADTTYTTHSAFFDYDNDGDLDLYVLVDQIFDEKTTANLREQKSDGTSPNVDRLYRNMTMERRSKGQGPQPSMPLFVDVSREAGILFEGFGLGMNICDINRDGWKDIYVTNDFASNDLLYINNRNGTFTNRARQAFKHTSYSAMGNDVADINHDGLADIVAMDMLPEDNLRKKSLMGGSNYFVYQEWDRLGYEHQYARNTLQLNRGVPPGNADTSGVKLPAFSEIAMLAGVAETEWSWAPLLADFDHDGHRDLLVTNGFPRDVTDRDFTNYYSGVNNLLTDAMRVELIAKMPTVKVSNYGFRGRGDGTFENLTDRWGLNEPSFSNGAAYADLDDDGDLDYVINNINDEAFVYRNTLTEKNPDKAHFLRVRFVGADANPGGLGAMLDYELPNGNKEVYEHTPYRGFLSSVEPVAHLGLGEATTVKNLKVTWPDGRVQVLPSVNADQTIMVKIADAQPATSSAITPTQPVTLLRDITDSLGLAYRHEEADFIDFNQQKTLLHKFSEYGPALAVGDVNGDGTQDMIVGGSTDRTAGLLLQQTDGRFTVKTLPAKLAEDAGLLLFDADADGDLDLYAVSGGVEYRPDQMTDALQHRLYVNDGRGTFTLAPNALPKTGVSGSCVKAADYDGDGDLDLFVGGRVEPNKYPAPVRSFILRNDVKRAEARTAETSTTNASGRDSPRFTDVTTQVAPTLVKGGLTCDALWTDVDNDRQIDLLIVGEWEAPTVLRNNKGRFDPLKASGLESKTGFWNSLTAGDFDNDGDTDYLAGNLGQNTLLRASDERPVRMYAGDFDNNGFYDAFTTVYFKNAKGQYEEYPYFGWDDMVRQMIGIKKRYIQYAAFGQATINDILTEDERSQALKLTVNCTQTSYIENLGNGTFNVRPLPLPAQTAPVFGMLAQDIDGDGNLDAVLVGNDSGSDLVAGRMDAFDGLVLRGDGKGGFTALTPQQSGFYVPGYAKAVVSWPDAAGRCRLAVSQNRGAVRIMAFQQAQTFAPVDAKTWAVDVRLKNGRIRRQEIPYGSSFYSQSARGVWLQPGESVGKKYSF from the coding sequence ATGAAGTTCGTACATCAATCTTGTGCCTGGCTTCCGTTGCTTGTGCTGTTTGCCAGCTTATCCGGCTGTAAAGAAAAACCATTGTTCGAGCGGCTCGACTCGTCTGAAACGGGCATCGAATTCGCCAATACCATTACCGACAGCGACTCGCTGAATATTCTCAACTACCAGTACATTTATAATGGCGGGGGCGTTGGCGTTGGCGATTTCAACGGCGACGATAAGCCCGATCTCTTTTTTGCTGGCAATCAGGTAGCCAATAAACTTTATCTCAACGAGGGCGATCTGAAATTCCGCGACGTGACCGGAACAGCGGGCGTGGGCGGGCAGGGTCGCTGGTGTTCGGGCGTGTCGGTGGTCGATGTCAACGCCGATGGGAAAATGGACGTATACGTGTCCACTACGCTCCATAAACAAGCCGCCCGGCGAGCTAATCTGCTCTACGTCAATCAGGGGAACGACGCCGACGGAAACCCGCGCTTCCGCGACATGGCTGCCCAGTATGGCATTGCCGACACGACCTATACCACGCATTCGGCCTTTTTCGACTACGATAACGACGGTGATCTGGACCTCTACGTGCTGGTCGACCAAATTTTTGACGAGAAAACGACCGCCAATCTCCGCGAACAAAAATCGGACGGAACATCGCCCAACGTTGACCGGCTGTACCGGAATATGACGATGGAAAGAAGGAGCAAGGGGCAAGGGCCCCAGCCATCCATGCCTCTTTTCGTGGACGTTTCGCGTGAGGCCGGAATTTTGTTTGAGGGTTTCGGGCTGGGCATGAACATCTGCGACATTAACCGCGACGGCTGGAAGGATATTTACGTGACCAACGACTTCGCCAGCAACGACCTGCTGTACATCAACAACCGCAACGGGACGTTTACCAACCGCGCCCGGCAGGCGTTTAAACACACGAGCTACTCGGCGATGGGCAACGACGTGGCCGATATTAACCACGACGGACTGGCCGATATTGTGGCAATGGATATGCTGCCCGAAGATAACCTTCGCAAAAAGAGCCTGATGGGCGGCAGTAATTATTTTGTGTACCAGGAGTGGGACCGGCTCGGCTACGAACACCAATATGCCCGCAACACGCTACAACTCAATCGCGGTGTGCCGCCCGGCAACGCCGATACGTCGGGCGTAAAATTACCGGCGTTCAGCGAGATAGCGATGCTGGCCGGTGTGGCCGAAACTGAATGGAGTTGGGCACCGCTACTGGCCGACTTCGACCACGACGGCCACCGCGATTTGCTGGTAACGAACGGCTTCCCCCGCGACGTGACCGACCGCGATTTTACCAATTATTACAGTGGCGTCAATAACCTGCTGACCGACGCCATGCGGGTGGAACTGATCGCAAAAATGCCAACCGTGAAGGTAAGCAACTACGGTTTCCGGGGGCGGGGCGATGGCACCTTCGAGAACCTGACCGACCGCTGGGGCCTCAATGAACCAAGCTTCTCGAACGGAGCCGCCTACGCTGACCTCGACGACGATGGTGATTTGGATTACGTTATCAATAACATCAACGACGAAGCGTTCGTGTACCGGAACACGCTGACCGAGAAGAACCCGGATAAGGCGCACTTCCTGCGGGTTCGGTTCGTGGGTGCCGATGCCAATCCGGGTGGGTTGGGTGCCATGCTTGACTATGAACTACCCAACGGCAACAAAGAAGTTTATGAACACACGCCGTATCGTGGCTTTCTGTCGAGTGTGGAGCCGGTAGCTCATCTGGGGCTGGGCGAGGCAACGACGGTTAAAAATCTCAAAGTTACCTGGCCCGATGGCCGGGTTCAGGTATTGCCGAGTGTAAACGCTGACCAGACGATTATGGTGAAAATAGCCGATGCGCAGCCAGCCACTTCGTCTGCTATAACGCCTACCCAACCAGTAACGTTATTGCGCGATATTACCGATTCGCTGGGGCTGGCCTACAGGCATGAAGAGGCTGATTTTATTGATTTTAACCAGCAAAAAACGCTGCTGCACAAGTTCTCGGAATATGGCCCCGCACTGGCCGTGGGCGACGTAAACGGCGACGGTACGCAGGATATGATTGTTGGCGGCAGCACCGACCGGACCGCTGGCTTGTTACTCCAACAAACCGATGGGCGATTTACGGTAAAAACGTTGCCTGCCAAACTCGCTGAAGATGCCGGTCTGCTGCTGTTCGATGCCGACGCCGATGGTGATCTGGATTTGTATGCCGTGAGCGGGGGCGTTGAGTACCGACCCGACCAGATGACCGACGCGCTGCAACATCGGCTTTACGTAAATGACGGGCGCGGCACGTTTACGCTCGCGCCCAATGCCTTACCCAAAACCGGCGTTAGTGGCTCCTGCGTAAAAGCCGCTGATTATGACGGCGATGGCGACCTTGACCTGTTTGTAGGGGGGCGCGTAGAACCCAACAAGTACCCCGCCCCCGTGCGAAGTTTTATTCTGCGGAACGACGTAAAGCGGGCGGAAGCCCGCACTGCCGAAACAAGCACGACTAACGCCAGTGGGCGAGACTCCCCCCGCTTTACCGACGTTACAACCCAGGTGGCCCCCACCCTCGTAAAAGGCGGTTTGACCTGCGATGCACTCTGGACTGACGTTGACAACGACAGGCAGATCGATTTGCTCATTGTGGGCGAGTGGGAAGCTCCGACCGTGTTACGGAATAACAAAGGTCGTTTTGACCCCTTGAAAGCCAGTGGTCTGGAAAGCAAAACCGGCTTCTGGAACTCGCTCACGGCGGGCGACTTCGACAACGACGGCGACACTGATTATTTAGCCGGAAATCTCGGTCAGAACACCCTGCTGCGGGCTTCGGATGAACGACCGGTGCGTATGTACGCGGGCGACTTCGATAACAACGGCTTTTATGATGCTTTCACGACAGTGTATTTCAAGAACGCTAAAGGGCAGTACGAAGAGTACCCGTATTTCGGCTGGGACGATATGGTACGCCAGATGATCGGTATCAAGAAACGGTACATACAGTATGCCGCCTTCGGGCAGGCCACCATCAACGACATTCTGACCGAAGACGAACGCAGTCAGGCTCTGAAACTGACGGTCAACTGTACCCAGACGAGCTACATCGAAAATCTGGGTAACGGTACGTTCAATGTTCGCCCGTTGCCGCTTCCAGCGCAAACGGCCCCCGTGTTCGGGATGCTGGCGCAAGACATTGACGGCGACGGAAATTTAGATGCGGTACTGGTTGGCAACGACAGCGGCAGCGACCTCGTAGCCGGACGCATGGACGCCTTCGACGGGCTGGTGCTGCGGGGCGATGGCAAAGGTGGTTTTACGGCCCTGACTCCGCAGCAGAGCGGTTTCTACGTGCCGGGCTACGCTAAAGCCGTTGTAAGCTGGCCCGATGCGGCTGGCCGGTGCCGGCTGGCGGTTTCGCAGAATCGGGGGGCGGTCAGAATTATGGCGTTCCAACAGGCGCAAACGTTCGCGCCGGTCGATGCGAAGACGTGGGCTGTAGACGTGCGCCTGAAAAATGGCCGCATTCGTCGGCAGGAAATCCCTTACGGATCATCTTTTTATTCGCAGTCGGCGCGGGGTGTGTGGCTCCAGCCGGGCGAGTCTGTTGGTAAGAAGTATTCGTTTTGA
- a CDS encoding DUF4249 domain-containing protein has product MKPQLFILLSAIAIFGLTGCETVIDADLDTGPTQLSVEATLTDQPGQQQIRLTQTAPYFNNSAPPAATGATVRVADDAGQTFNFTDADNDGLYVWQPATNRDTLGRVGRTYSLSITYQDETYRAVSRLNRVPNIDSLIFRKESINPLSTTEGYQAEFYARDVPGAVDYYRIKFFRNGTLQNRPGNIIISQDGSFRGSANTDGLVFIRPIRQSINPDSLYRLNETVRVDLESISPEAYIFWENLRNQITNGGLFATPPANVPTNVLNTNPNGRKATGFFITSAVRTRTARVTPENVRQ; this is encoded by the coding sequence ATGAAACCGCAACTATTTATTCTTCTTTCGGCCATTGCCATCTTCGGGCTTACGGGCTGCGAAACGGTGATTGACGCCGACCTCGATACCGGGCCAACCCAACTTTCAGTGGAGGCTACGCTTACCGACCAGCCGGGACAGCAGCAGATTCGGCTCACGCAAACGGCACCTTATTTCAACAATAGTGCCCCACCAGCAGCCACCGGAGCCACCGTGCGCGTAGCCGACGATGCGGGCCAGACCTTCAATTTTACCGATGCCGATAACGACGGCCTGTATGTGTGGCAACCCGCCACCAACCGCGACACACTGGGGCGCGTTGGTCGCACGTATAGCCTGAGCATTACGTATCAGGACGAAACCTACCGCGCTGTAAGTCGTCTGAACCGCGTACCAAACATCGATTCATTGATTTTCAGAAAAGAGAGCATCAACCCGCTGTCGACTACAGAAGGGTATCAGGCCGAGTTTTATGCCCGTGACGTGCCGGGCGCAGTGGATTACTACCGAATCAAGTTTTTCCGCAACGGTACGTTGCAGAACCGTCCTGGCAACATCATTATCTCGCAGGATGGCTCATTTCGGGGTAGCGCCAACACCGACGGGCTGGTGTTTATCCGGCCTATTCGCCAGTCTATCAATCCCGACAGTTTGTATAGGCTGAACGAAACCGTGCGGGTCGATCTGGAGTCGATTTCGCCCGAAGCCTATATCTTCTGGGAGAACCTGCGCAATCAGATTACCAACGGCGGGCTGTTTGCTACGCCCCCGGCCAACGTACCAACCAACGTTTTGAATACCAATCCGAACGGGCGCAAAGCCACCGGCTTTTTTATCACGTCGGCGGTTCGCACCCGCACCGCCCGCGTGACGCCGGAGAACGTCCGGCAATGA
- a CDS encoding sensor histidine kinase, translating into MNPSSFSERLRHISPRLSIPFQAMVWLIYMSFPFLILSLMQVMGPRDVLKVFSIKVINDVLSIVFFYLNLHVLTPNVLKTRQLGPFILAFSVLMVLLYLADSLYFQFYLNDVLTDIARRLPTSTSMEMKPVWGVPLPIILISFLSLLMLTSVSSGLAIYRDRNQHIAAGQQMIIQKQEAELTSLKLQISPHFLFNTLNNLRWLARQKSDETEEAILRLSDMMRYMIYQVDKGPVTLAREIEYLEHYVELQTMRLTPNNRLTFRVCADDRQVLIEPLLFIHFVENAFKHGLHPEDDSPIEIRLTFSDGLLTFQTRNRILVNAAPSPDSGIGVQNIERRLALHYPDQHQLRIYQQNGLFCVDLTIQLTPEPHLARNV; encoded by the coding sequence ATGAATCCATCCTCTTTCTCCGAACGGCTCCGGCACATTTCACCCCGGCTTTCTATTCCATTCCAGGCGATGGTGTGGCTGATTTACATGAGCTTCCCATTCCTGATTCTGTCGCTGATGCAGGTGATGGGACCGCGCGACGTACTGAAGGTATTCAGCATCAAGGTTATCAACGACGTACTCAGCATTGTCTTTTTCTACCTGAATCTGCACGTTTTGACCCCTAATGTGCTGAAAACCCGGCAACTCGGTCCATTCATACTGGCGTTCAGCGTGCTGATGGTGCTGCTGTATCTTGCCGATTCGCTCTACTTCCAATTTTATTTAAACGACGTACTAACCGACATAGCCCGACGATTACCGACATCCACATCGATGGAAATGAAGCCGGTTTGGGGTGTTCCATTGCCGATTATTCTGATCTCATTTTTGTCGCTGCTGATGCTCACCAGTGTCAGCAGCGGTTTAGCCATTTACCGTGACCGCAACCAGCACATTGCCGCCGGGCAGCAGATGATTATCCAGAAGCAGGAAGCCGAACTGACGTCGCTGAAACTACAAATCAGTCCGCATTTCCTGTTCAATACGCTCAACAATCTGCGCTGGCTGGCCCGGCAAAAATCCGACGAAACCGAAGAAGCCATTCTGCGACTGTCGGATATGATGCGATACATGATTTATCAGGTCGATAAAGGGCCGGTGACGCTGGCCAGGGAAATCGAGTACCTCGAACACTACGTAGAATTGCAAACGATGCGACTGACGCCCAACAACCGGCTGACGTTCAGGGTGTGTGCCGACGACCGGCAGGTGCTGATCGAGCCGCTGCTATTTATTCATTTTGTGGAAAATGCGTTCAAGCATGGTTTGCATCCCGAAGACGACTCCCCTATCGAGATTCGGCTTACCTTCAGCGATGGCCTGCTTACGTTTCAGACGCGCAACCGAATTTTGGTCAACGCGGCACCTTCGCCCGATTCGGGTATTGGCGTACAAAACATTGAACGGCGGCTGGCTTTACACTATCCCGATCAGCACCAACTCCGCATTTACCAGCAGAACGGTCTATTTTGCGTTGATTTAACGATTCAGCTTACTCCAGAGCCGCACCTGGCCCGTAACGTATGA
- a CDS encoding TonB-dependent receptor — translation MKRTLSNTLWLAVLLCGWSGWAMGQTKFTISGTVKDAANGESLIGATVLAKSDKFATGAVTNAYGFYSLSLPEGTYTVTIQYVSFATQTSTVALKSNQTLNIELTDQAKNLTEVEVKGEKQDDAITRNQIGAEKLNIQSISTIPVLFGEKDVLKIIQLLPGVKSAGEGNSGFFVRGGASDQNLILLDEAPVYNASHLLGFFSVFNSDALKDATLYKGGIPAEYGGRLSSVLDIKMKEGNTKRLSVSGGIGLISSRLTVEGPIKKDRGSFIVSGRRTYADLFLKASPDSTLRDSKLYFYDLNAKANYKLNDKNWVYASGYFGTDKLGFGQSFGIDWGNTTGTLRWNHLYSSRLFSNTSLIYSNYRYNIGLGSGSSEIKISSRIKDWNLKQDFDYFANDRNSVKFGANLIYHTIIPGTVTTGSEAAINDPNLTNKYGWEWAAYGSHEHSFSDRFKLKYGLRLSGYSAVGPGTYYEYNPDRSIKNTIQYGSGEVAKTYINPEPRISFNYIVNNQSSIKWAYERNAQYLHLLSNSTATNPTDLWIPSSNNVKPQLADQVSVGYFRNFRDNQYELSAETYYKNLQNQIDYRNGAELRANENVEADLIYGDGRAYGLELSLKKKTGRFTGWVSYTLARTERRFAEVNNGSYFPARQDRTHDIALVGTYQLAPKLILSGNFIYYTGNAVTFPTGKYQLDGQTISLYSERNGYRMPNYHRLDLGLTWIRRKTDTQERSWNFSVYNAYGRENAYTVNFRANETDPSRLEAVQTSLFRWVPSVTYNFKF, via the coding sequence ATGAAACGAACGTTATCCAACACACTATGGCTGGCAGTGCTGCTTTGCGGCTGGTCGGGCTGGGCGATGGGACAAACGAAATTTACCATCAGCGGTACAGTGAAAGACGCGGCCAACGGCGAATCATTGATTGGCGCGACCGTGCTGGCAAAAAGTGATAAATTCGCTACTGGTGCTGTCACAAACGCTTACGGCTTTTACTCGCTCTCGCTGCCCGAAGGTACCTATACCGTTACCATTCAATACGTTAGCTTCGCCACGCAGACCAGCACCGTTGCGCTCAAAAGCAACCAAACGCTGAACATTGAACTGACCGATCAGGCCAAAAACCTGACCGAAGTGGAGGTGAAAGGCGAAAAACAGGACGATGCCATCACGCGCAATCAGATTGGTGCCGAAAAACTCAACATCCAGTCCATCAGCACTATCCCGGTATTGTTCGGCGAGAAAGACGTGCTGAAAATCATTCAGTTGCTGCCGGGCGTGAAGTCGGCGGGCGAAGGCAACAGCGGCTTTTTTGTACGGGGCGGAGCGTCGGACCAGAACCTGATTCTGCTCGATGAGGCCCCTGTTTATAACGCCAGCCACCTATTGGGCTTTTTCTCGGTCTTCAACTCCGACGCGCTCAAAGATGCCACGCTCTATAAAGGCGGCATTCCGGCAGAGTATGGCGGGCGGCTGTCGTCGGTACTCGACATCAAGATGAAAGAAGGCAATACCAAACGCCTGAGCGTCAGCGGAGGTATTGGCCTGATTTCGAGCCGCCTGACGGTTGAAGGGCCAATCAAAAAAGATCGTGGCTCGTTTATCGTCTCAGGCCGACGCACCTATGCTGACCTGTTTCTGAAGGCTTCGCCCGACTCGACACTGCGCGACAGCAAGCTGTATTTCTACGACCTTAATGCCAAAGCCAACTATAAACTCAACGACAAAAACTGGGTGTATGCATCCGGGTATTTCGGAACCGACAAACTTGGCTTTGGTCAATCGTTTGGTATCGACTGGGGCAATACTACAGGCACACTGCGCTGGAATCATCTCTACAGCAGCCGGTTATTCTCCAATACCTCGCTGATTTACAGTAACTACCGTTATAACATCGGGTTGGGTTCGGGCAGCAGCGAAATCAAAATTTCGTCGCGTATCAAAGACTGGAACCTGAAGCAGGACTTCGATTATTTCGCCAACGACCGGAACTCGGTGAAATTTGGGGCCAACCTCATCTATCACACTATCATACCGGGTACGGTAACGACAGGGTCAGAAGCCGCCATCAACGACCCGAACCTGACCAACAAATACGGCTGGGAATGGGCCGCCTACGGCTCGCACGAACATAGTTTTTCGGACCGTTTTAAGCTCAAATACGGGCTACGCCTGTCGGGCTACAGTGCGGTCGGCCCCGGCACGTACTACGAATACAACCCCGACCGGAGCATCAAAAACACCATTCAGTACGGCAGTGGAGAAGTCGCCAAAACGTATATCAACCCCGAACCGCGCATCTCATTCAATTACATCGTCAACAACCAGTCGTCGATTAAGTGGGCCTATGAACGCAACGCGCAGTACCTGCACCTGCTGAGCAACAGCACGGCCACCAACCCAACCGACCTCTGGATTCCGAGCAGCAACAACGTGAAGCCGCAATTGGCCGATCAGGTGTCGGTGGGCTACTTCCGCAACTTCCGCGATAATCAGTACGAGCTTTCGGCAGAAACGTATTACAAAAACCTGCAAAACCAGATTGACTACCGCAACGGGGCCGAACTCCGCGCCAACGAAAACGTGGAAGCCGACCTGATTTATGGCGATGGCCGGGCCTACGGCCTTGAACTGTCGCTGAAGAAAAAAACCGGGCGGTTCACGGGTTGGGTAAGCTACACGCTCGCGCGCACCGAACGCCGGTTTGCCGAAGTCAACAACGGCAGCTATTTCCCGGCCCGGCAAGACCGTACCCACGACATTGCCTTAGTTGGCACCTATCAGCTTGCGCCTAAGCTTATTCTGTCGGGCAACTTTATCTACTACACCGGCAATGCCGTAACGTTCCCAACGGGCAAGTATCAACTTGATGGTCAGACGATTAGTCTGTATTCTGAGCGCAACGGCTACCGGATGCCCAACTACCACCGGCTCGACCTCGGCCTGACCTGGATACGACGCAAAACCGACACCCAGGAACGTAGCTGGAACTTCTCGGTCTATAACGCCTACGGTCGAGAAAACGCTTACACGGTTAATTTTCGGGCTAATGAAACCGACCCGTCGCGTCTCGAAGCCGTGCAAACCTCGCTCTTCCGGTGGGTGCCGTCGGTAACGTACAACTTCAAATTTTAA
- a CDS encoding LytR/AlgR family response regulator transcription factor, translating into MTTFRAIAIDDEPFGLRILADDLQKIPSIELIGTFTNPLKAMELIQQDRVDLMFLDIQMPTLLGTQFLRTLPKPPLVIFTTAYEQYALEGYELDVVDYLMKPIRFERLFKACNKAIDLFQQRHRPETDVQADTYFFVHSEYKEVKIYHHDILYIEGLKDYVKIFLASQAGKPVLTRLNVKAIEARLDSDRFCRVHQSFIIPLNRVSSFQKTKLLLNNPPYGPLEIPVGGRYADEFLAKYRGE; encoded by the coding sequence ATGACTACTTTTCGAGCCATCGCCATAGACGACGAACCGTTTGGGCTGCGTATTCTGGCCGACGATCTGCAAAAAATTCCGTCTATCGAACTTATCGGCACGTTTACCAATCCGCTGAAAGCGATGGAGTTGATTCAGCAGGACCGTGTCGACCTGATGTTTCTCGACATTCAGATGCCGACGCTGCTCGGTACGCAATTTCTGCGTACACTGCCGAAACCACCGTTGGTCATCTTCACAACAGCCTACGAGCAATACGCGCTGGAAGGCTACGAACTCGACGTGGTTGATTACCTGATGAAGCCGATTCGGTTCGAGCGACTGTTTAAAGCCTGCAATAAAGCCATCGATCTGTTTCAGCAACGCCACCGCCCCGAAACCGACGTGCAGGCCGACACGTATTTCTTCGTGCATTCGGAATACAAAGAAGTAAAGATTTACCACCACGACATTCTGTATATCGAAGGGCTGAAAGATTACGTCAAAATCTTTCTGGCGTCGCAGGCAGGCAAGCCCGTTCTGACCCGGCTCAATGTAAAAGCCATCGAAGCCCGTTTGGATTCTGACCGGTTTTGCCGGGTGCATCAGTCGTTCATCATCCCGCTCAATCGGGTGTCGTCGTTCCAGAAAACCAAACTTCTGCTCAATAACCCGCCCTACGGCCCACTCGAAATTCCCGTCGGTGGCCGCTACGCCGACGAGTTTCTGGCAAAGTACCGGGGTGAGTGA